In a single window of the Raphanus sativus cultivar WK10039 chromosome 9, ASM80110v3, whole genome shotgun sequence genome:
- the LOC108809169 gene encoding 60S ribosomal protein L34-2 — protein MVQRLVYRSRHSYATKSNQHRIVKTPGGKLTFQTTKKRASGPKCPVTGKRIQGIPHLRPAEYKRSRLSRNRRTVNRAYGGVLSGLAVKDRIVRAFLVEEQKIVKKVLKLQKFKEKTAPKS, from the exons ATGGTTCAACGGCTTGTTTACCGATCACGCCACTCTTACGCCACCAAATCAAACCAACACCGCATCGTCAAAACTCCTG GTGGGAAGTTGACTTTCCAGACGACGAAGAAGAGAGCTAGTGGACCTAAGTGCCCTGTCACTGGCAAGCGAATCCAAGGG aTTCCTCATCTGAGACCTGCTGAGTACAAGAGGTCGAGGTTGTCGAGGAACAGGAGAACAGTGAACCGTGCATATGGTGGTGTTCTCTCTGGGCTAGCTGTTAAAGACAG GATCGTTAGGGCGTTCTTGGTTGAAGAGCAGAAGATTGTGAAGAAGGTTTTGAAGCTTCAGAAGTTTAAGGAGAAGACTGCACCAAAGAGTTAG